AGTCTCCTTTGGTCAAGGTCTGCAAATGACCAATATCCTGAAAGATATTTGGGACGACGCCAAACGCGGCGTATGCTGGTTACCGCAAGACATTTTCACCGAAACCGGCTTCAATCTGGCCGAGCTGACGCCGGAAACCGACGACGAGCGTTTCCGCCTCGGCCTGAGCCATCTGGTGGCTATCGCTCACGGGCACTTGCAAAATGCATTAACTTACACCCAGCTCCTGCCCAGCCACGAAACCGGCATCCGCAACTTTTGCCTTTGGGCGCTGGGCATGGCCGTACTGACCTTGAAGAAAATCAAGGCAAACCTTAATTTCAACGAATCGAATCAGGTCAAAATCAGCCGTAATAGTGTGAAAGCCACTATTGTCGCGACCAAATTGACCGTGCGCAGCAATTTGCTGCTATCCCTACTGTTTAACCTGACCAGCCGTAATTTGAAATCGCCGGATTGGCACTATTCACCTATATCGCACACTGGACAATAAGGAATCACTATGTTTACTGAAGCCCATATAGATACCAGCAGCCACGACACGAACAATACCAGCAGCAGTAAAAGCGGCCTTGGCTTACTGAATGCCGCTATCGCACGCGCCCAGGAAAAATTACTTAGCCTGCAAAGCCCGGAAGGTTATTGGGTATTTGAGCTGGAAGCCGACTGCACTATCCCGTCCGAATACATCATGATGATGCACTACCTGGACGACATCGATGAAGAATTGCAGCGCAAAATGGCCGTTTACCTGCGCAGCCGCCAGGCCGAAGACGGCAGCTATCCGCTATTTACCGGCGGCCCCGGCGACATCAGCGGTAGCGTCAAAGCTTATTACGCCTTAAAAATGGCCGGCGACGCCATCGATGCGACGCATATGGTCAAATTACGCGACTGGATACTCAGCCAAGGCGGTGCGGCGCGCGCCAACGTCTTCACCCGAATCGCACTGGCGATATTCGAACAATTACCCTGGCGCGGGGTGCCGTATATTCCTGTGGAAATTATGCTGCTACCCAGCTGGTTTCCGTTTCATCTGGACAAAGTATCCTATTGGTCGCGCACCGTGATGGTACCGCTGTTCATCATGTGCACCCTAAAGGCTAAAGCCAAAAATCCGCACAAGGTCAACGTCTTGGAATTGTTTGTCGTTCATCCGGACGAGGAAAAACATTACTTTCCAGAACGGACTTTACTGAATAAGTTCTTCCTAGGCCTGGATAAACTGGGCCGCGTCACCGAGCCGTTGATTCCACAACGCATGCGCGAACACGCCATTCAAAAAGCCGTTGATTGGTTTACCGAACGCCTGAATGGCGAGGATGGTTTGGGCGGCATATTCCCCGCCATGGTTAACGCCTACCAAGCCATGTTGTTACTAGGCTTTCCAGCCGACCACCCCAACGTGGTGATCGCTCGCCAATCAATCGATAAACTGCTGGTTATCAAAGATGACTACGCCTATTGCCAACCCTGCTTATCGCCAGTTTGGGATACGGCATTGGCGGCATTGGCTCTGCAGGAATCCGACAAAACCGCTAACGCGCCGCAGCTAAGCAAAGCTTACGAATGGCTCAAGAGCGTACAACTGTCTGACGAACCGGGCGATTGGCGCGTTCGCCGCCCTAATCTGGCTGGTGGCGGCTGGGCGTTTCAATTCGCCAACCCGCATTACCCGGATGTCGACGACACAGCAGTAGTGGGCTTTGCGATGGCAGACTCCAATCTGCCTGAATTGGACGAGTCCATTCACAGAGCGACACGCTGGATTGTCGGTATGCAATCGCAAAACGGCGGCTACGGCGCGTTCGATGTCGACAACACCTATTACTATCTGAACGAAATTCCATTCGCCGACCACGGCGCCCTGCTCGACCCACCGACTGTCGACGTCAGCGCCCGCTGCGCGATGCTGATGGCCCGAGTGGCGAAGGATCACGACGAATATTTACCAGCCCTGAAACGCACTATCGAATACATCCGCGGCGATCAAGAAGCCGACGGTTCGTGGTTCGGCCGCTGGGGCACCAATTATATTTACGGCACCTGGTCGGCCTTGCTGGGCCTGGAACAAACCGATGTACCGAAAACCGACCCGATGTACACCAAAGCTGCGGCGTGGCTGAAAAGCGTCCAACGCGAAGACGGCGGCTGGGGTGAAGACAACTTGAGTTATCACGACGATAAGAAATTTCGCGGCCGCTACCATTTCAGCACCGCCTTCCAAACCGCTTGGGCCGTGTTGGGCTTGATCGCTGCCGGCGAAGTCCACAGCCAGGAAGTCAAAGCCGGCATCGACTTCTTGCTGCGCAGCCAGCAGGCGGACGGGGTTTGGAATGACCCCTGCTTTACCGCACCGGGCTTTCCAAAGGTGTTTTATTTGAAGTATCACGGCTATGACAAGTTCTTCCCATTATGGGCATTGGCTAGATACCGTAACGAATTAGCCAAACAGTGACCATAGGAATTCTTGTTGCCTTACCGGAAGAGCTCTCCACCCTGACCCGCCTAAAGTTGGTTCAGGGTGATTGCGTCAGAATCGCCGACAACATTCTCCTGGCATTTGCCGGCGCCGGACCGGTCAATGCGGAGCGGGCCACGCGCCTGTTAATCGCCAAAGGCGCTAAAAAACTGATCAGTTGGGGCTGCGCAGCCGCATTGTCGCCACAATTGAAACCGGGCGATCTGATGCTGGCCGAGCAGTTGTTATCGGAGCAACAACAGGTGTTCGATACCGATCCGCGCTGGCGTAAGCGTCTGCATGAGTTGCTGGATAAGCAGTTTCCGATTTCCAATGGTAAGTTGGCTGAAAGCAGCCATATCGTCAGCAACAGTAGCGATAAGCACAAACTATACCGACAAACCGGTGCGATTGCCTTGGACATGGAAAGCTGCGCCATGGCCAAAATTGCCGAGCAATCAAACTTACCTTGCTTAGCAATTCGTACGATTGCCGATCCGGTAAGCATGAGCCTACCCCAAGCGGTTACTCAAGCCTTAAATGGCCAGGGGCAGGTAGAAACCAGCAAACTCTTGCGTTTTTTGGCAACCCACCCATGGGAAGCGCCCAGCCTCATCAAGTTGGGCTTACATTTTCATGCCGCGCAAAAAACCTTGAAAATCATTGCCAAACAACTAAACGAAATCATCGTTTTTTAGCAGAAAACCGTGAATTATTGAAGGGTTAAGCAGCGGGAACATAGCGTAATCCGGAAATAAACCAAGCACTTACGAGGTATTACATGTCTTTTAGCATTGCCGATCTTTTTACTCAGCATTTCGACGAGAAATTCGACCTGCATGAGCATTATCTTAACAACCAGATGGTGCGCGTCTTACGTACCATTGGTTACGACAGAAACTATAAAAAAGCGATCGGCCAATATCTTTACGACGAAGACGGTAACGAATACCTGGACTTGCTAAGTGGTTTCGGCGTGTTTGCGATGGGACGCAACCATCCGACCATCATCAAAGCCCTACAAGAAACCCTAACGCTGGAATTACCCAGCCTGGTACAGATGGATGTGTCCTTGCTCAGCGGTCTGTTGGCGAAGGAAATTCTGGCGACCTGCCCGGACAATCTGGAAAAAATGTTTTTCTGCAATTCCGGCACCGAAGCCGTCGAAGCGGCGATCAAATTCGCCCGCTACACCACCAAGCGTTCGCGCATCGTCCATTGCGACCACGGCTATCACGGCCTGACGATGGGCTCATTGTCACTGACCGGCGAACACATCTTCCGCGAGGGCTTCGGCCCGCTGTTACCGGAATGCACTTCGGTGCCGTTCAATGACTTGGCCGCACTGGAACAAGCCTTGAGCAGCAAAGATGTGGCGGCCTTCATCGTCGAGCCCATCCAAGGCAAAGGCGTCAACATTCCGGACGATAACTACCTGCCGGAAGTGGAACGCTTGTGCAAAAAATACGGCACCCTGTTCGTTGCCGACGAAATTCAGACCGGCATAGGCCGTACCGGCAAGTTCTGGGCTATCGAGCACTGGGGTGTTAAACCGGACATGATTTTGATGGCAAAAGCCTTGTCCGGCGGCTTCATACCCGTCGGCGGCGTCGCAATGACCACTCACATCATGGACACCGTGTTCAACCGCATGGACCGAGCCGTCGTGCATGGTTCAACCTTCTCGAAAAACAATATGGCCATGGCCGCCGGTCTGTCCGCATTGCATGTCGTCCACGAAGAAAAACTGGTTGAAAACAGCGCTAAAGTCGGTGAAGACATCATCGCCACTATCAATGCGATGGCGCCGAAATACGAATTCCTGAAAGAAGCGCGCGGCAAAGGTTCAATGATTGCCATCGAATTCCATGCCCCGAAAAGCTTGGGATTGAAAGCCGCTTGGGCCATGCTGGAAGCAGCCAACAAAGGCCTGTTCTGCCAGATGATCCTGATCCCGCTGTTCAAGGAACATCGGGTACTAGCGCAGGTGGCCGGCCACGGCATGAACGTGGTGAAATTTTTACCGCCGCTAACGCTGACTCAAAAAGACCGCGATTGGATTGTCAATTCCGTG
The window above is part of the Methylomonas sp. ZR1 genome. Proteins encoded here:
- a CDS encoding aspartate aminotransferase family protein, with product MSFSIADLFTQHFDEKFDLHEHYLNNQMVRVLRTIGYDRNYKKAIGQYLYDEDGNEYLDLLSGFGVFAMGRNHPTIIKALQETLTLELPSLVQMDVSLLSGLLAKEILATCPDNLEKMFFCNSGTEAVEAAIKFARYTTKRSRIVHCDHGYHGLTMGSLSLTGEHIFREGFGPLLPECTSVPFNDLAALEQALSSKDVAAFIVEPIQGKGVNIPDDNYLPEVERLCKKYGTLFVADEIQTGIGRTGKFWAIEHWGVKPDMILMAKALSGGFIPVGGVAMTTHIMDTVFNRMDRAVVHGSTFSKNNMAMAAGLSALHVVHEEKLVENSAKVGEDIIATINAMAPKYEFLKEARGKGSMIAIEFHAPKSLGLKAAWAMLEAANKGLFCQMILIPLFKEHRVLAQVAGHGMNVVKFLPPLTLTQKDRDWIVNSVEKTIADTHNVTGSIWTLGKNLAGHALKNKK
- the shc gene encoding squalene--hopene cyclase, encoding MFTEAHIDTSSHDTNNTSSSKSGLGLLNAAIARAQEKLLSLQSPEGYWVFELEADCTIPSEYIMMMHYLDDIDEELQRKMAVYLRSRQAEDGSYPLFTGGPGDISGSVKAYYALKMAGDAIDATHMVKLRDWILSQGGAARANVFTRIALAIFEQLPWRGVPYIPVEIMLLPSWFPFHLDKVSYWSRTVMVPLFIMCTLKAKAKNPHKVNVLELFVVHPDEEKHYFPERTLLNKFFLGLDKLGRVTEPLIPQRMREHAIQKAVDWFTERLNGEDGLGGIFPAMVNAYQAMLLLGFPADHPNVVIARQSIDKLLVIKDDYAYCQPCLSPVWDTALAALALQESDKTANAPQLSKAYEWLKSVQLSDEPGDWRVRRPNLAGGGWAFQFANPHYPDVDDTAVVGFAMADSNLPELDESIHRATRWIVGMQSQNGGYGAFDVDNTYYYLNEIPFADHGALLDPPTVDVSARCAMLMARVAKDHDEYLPALKRTIEYIRGDQEADGSWFGRWGTNYIYGTWSALLGLEQTDVPKTDPMYTKAAAWLKSVQREDGGWGEDNLSYHDDKKFRGRYHFSTAFQTAWAVLGLIAAGEVHSQEVKAGIDFLLRSQQADGVWNDPCFTAPGFPKVFYLKYHGYDKFFPLWALARYRNELAKQ
- a CDS encoding phosphorylase, giving the protein MTIGILVALPEELSTLTRLKLVQGDCVRIADNILLAFAGAGPVNAERATRLLIAKGAKKLISWGCAAALSPQLKPGDLMLAEQLLSEQQQVFDTDPRWRKRLHELLDKQFPISNGKLAESSHIVSNSSDKHKLYRQTGAIALDMESCAMAKIAEQSNLPCLAIRTIADPVSMSLPQAVTQALNGQGQVETSKLLRFLATHPWEAPSLIKLGLHFHAAQKTLKIIAKQLNEIIVF